In one window of Scylla paramamosain isolate STU-SP2022 chromosome 36, ASM3559412v1, whole genome shotgun sequence DNA:
- the LOC135091120 gene encoding spectrin beta chain-like isoform X12, whose translation MERKEARKDSTSSSSSSSSSSSSSSSSSKEEIFEEAKEGKEADQEEQQYSSDRDTWRDSLNQAWMESLGEIGEKSHNVQVTNGTTGQSTAVEVTQQSSSSAGDRVLTTRVSQDSFVDYGGQILTMQVSQESFSSNGGQVSMTQASQEVSSCAGGQILTKQISQESCSSASGQVTVMQVSKEVFSSATGQVLTSQVSRESHGSASGQVSVTQDAQGSSSTPRRGLLMTQLSRESLGSAGGRVSKRQVSRESSTNSETVTSYGQQTQHIQVVSSSHKRSHRSSSSSSLDGVEGKDQIGHRRKRLSASEYSSHESDSGGSSSTPISPLSAKPPELQQIIRQSASSSGIAEETNLPPAGEEPVLSEMKFELSSWPSRSESVRKVKVMAHKPVKRSITSDPSVQHIYTGAMERHIKELKDERESVQKKTFMKWVNSHLVRVSTRIGDLYVDLRDGKQLLKLLEILSGERLPRPTKGKMRIHCLENVDKALQFLRDQRVHLENMGSHDIVDGNARLTLGLIWTIILRFQIQDITIEETENQETKSAKDALLLWCQMKTAGYHNVNIRNFTTSWRDGLAFNAIIHKHRPDLVQYEKLSRSNPIHNLNNAFTTAENKLGLTKLLDAEDIFVEQPDEKSIITYVVTYYHYFSKLKQETVQGKRIGKVVGIAMENDRMIKEYENLTSDLLKWIETTIESLNDRAFANSLTGVQTQLTQFNTYRTVEKPPKFVEKGNLEVLLFTLQSKMRANNQKPYLPKEGKMISDINKAWERLEKAEHERELALREELIRQEKLEQLAARFNRKAGMRETWLSENQRLVSQDNFGFDLAAVEAAAKKHEAIETDIFAYEERVQAVVAVAQELEAENYHDIERINARKDNVLRLWNYLLELLRLRRMRLELSLQLQQNFQEMIYILDSMEDMKVRLLSEDYGKHLMGVEDLLQKHSLLEADINVLGERVKTVIEHSQRFLDDEQVEGYRPCDPSIVLERVQQLEDAYGELVKLAVERRLRLEESRKLWQFYWDMAEEENWIKEKEQILSTSDIGHDLITVNLLLTKHKTVEEELSSHEPQLMACVKIGEELIAQQHFGSDKIQERIDEIMGMWNNLKEKSANRKKRLTDAVDLHQFYTEADDVDTWMLDILRLVSSEDTGRDEATVQSLLKKHKDVTEELKNYATTIEALHQQASELNEIDRESPDVVERLASIDRRYKELLELAKMRKQRLLDALSLYKLFTEADGVEQWIGEKERMLQTMVPAKDIEDCEIMKHRYEGFEQEMNANASRVAVVNQLARQLLHVEHPNSEDIVARQNQLNQRWAELREKAENKREELNSAHGVQTFHIECRETVLWIEDKKRVLMETADLGTDLSGIMTLQRRLSGMERDLAAIQAKLDSLEREADKISQEHPEEAELIRERVEQIRAVWDQLTQLLKERDAKLEEAGDLHRFLRDLDHFQAWLTKTMTDVASEDIPSNLAEAEKLLSQHQSIREEIDNYTEDYTKMMEYGERITAEDVTPADDAQYMFLRERLKALKDGWAELHQMWENRQQLLSQSLNLQMFLRDAKQGEVLLSQQEHYLSKDETPTNLEQAENLIKRHEAFLTTMEANDEKINGICQFAQRLLDEGHYAVDKIQKKAENIEERRQQNRERALEQMERLRDQLQVHQFLQDCEELNDWVQEKHIIAQDESYRSAKTVHSKWTRHQAFEAEIASNKDRLVRVQQAGEELVKEKPEMAEMIGPKISELNQHFEDLESTTKEKGERLFDANRQVLYEQTCDDIDTWMSDLEKQIEGGDTGMDLTSVNILMQKQHLIETQMAVKAKQVEQLESQADYLQRMDPEKTDKVKSMKAKVEAKFESLKAPLLDRNEALNKKKEAFQFRRDVEDEKLWIQEKMPQATSSEYGNSLFTVHMLKKKLQSLSTEIDNHEPRINLVCENGRKLIEAGHTDADEFHKLLEELLDDWAKLKDAMEFRRSKLMVSEKAQQYLFDASEAEVWMSEQELYMMVEDRGKDELSAQNLMKKHQSLESDVTDYAETIRQLGETARHLISEEHPDSEQISKRQSQIDKLYAGLRDLAVERRSKLDEALKLFMLNREVDDLEQWIAEREVVAGSHELGQDYDHVTMLRDRFKDFARDTETIGNERVAAVNEIADQLISAGHSDAATIAEWKDGLNESWADLLELIETRTQMLAASWELHKFFHDCKDVLSRILEKQNSISDELGRDAGSVSALQRKHQNFVQDLVMLQQQVQQIQDDSSKLQAAYAGDKAREITNREAEVVSAWLNLQGMCEDRRVKLSDTGDLFKFFNMVRTLILWMDDVIRQMNTTEKPRDVSGVELLMNNHQSLKAEVDAREDNFNVCVSLGKELLARNHYATPEIKEKLMSLSNQRINMLQRWEERWEHLQLILEVYQFARDASVAECWLMAQEPYLVSAEFGRSIDEVENLIKKHEAFEKACSAQEERFAALERLTTLEIKTLSRRDSSLKNRDWSSRRLSMPSCPTHSYGSHHSSSPASILPFFTAFSCPSLSMFHSTQVNSGLRMPDIRIQPPVLSGIRKRKRLKSASNPQLSQTINFKDSDTNGLFHDIRFERGNYFEGQQSNIHLGLPLQSDAGTSLFLNSRTSGSNHQSTDSLGRHDSVSPVDSLEGPEHELVSASPIQEFVSVDKYESPYLEESAYRISSFCLQHNGGSGAPDVSDEEVYVSSGNNRFYMRNPLLVYSDSMDSLEEGPTLPPIYEVEGEGSEITELASSPKSSQLLRTECTEGGVEKPKAQAQQQRHSCHDSCAQYCSQNDSIMSYYSVVPPEEGRESVRNVDHLVDRLDVKHLHSCSSPSSPFPLTPPNTCDSSPKLSNTIAPRNNLHALSGVEFELKELKRKQEEEEEERQRQEELARQAAAPPPQSPDQPTDGVDGSGEDSHLNGEEHDESREAVEPPSAVAPPKGHPHTLPRERPSPTGDEDQLEGSLVRKHEWESTTKKASNRSWDKLFLVLRGNTLFFYKDRKSYQAAPEVYFRAEIPCDLSGGQASVADDYTKKKHVLRLRLVSGSEYLFQAKDEEELNTWVAALQVATSAEGSAGPSRSQTLPAGSEKKDEPKRRSFFTLKKK comes from the exons atggagagaaaggaagcaaggaaggactCAACGAGCTCCAGCAGCAGTagctccagcagcagcagcagcagcagcagcagcagtaaggaGGAGATATTTGAGGAAgccaaggaagggaaggaagcagaccaggaggagcagcagtacAGCTCAGATAGAGATACATGGAGGGATTCTCTCAACCAGGCATGGATGGAGTCCCTTGGAGAAATTGGTGAAAAGTCCCACAATGTTCAGGTCACTAATGGCACCACTGGTCAGAGCACAGCAGTGGAGGTGACCCAGCAGTCTTCCAGCAGTGCTGGCGACCGAGTGCTGACAACACGGGTCTCTCAGGATTCCTTTGTTGACTATGGTGGTCAGATCTTGACAATGCAGGTCTCCCAGGAGTCCTTCAGCAGTAATGGTGGGCAGGTCTCCATGACTCAGGCTTCTCAGGAGGTCTCTAGCTGTGCCGGTGGCCAGATCCTAACAAAGCAGATCTCTCAGGAGTCATGTAGCAGTGCCAGTGGTCAAGTCACAGTGATGCAAGTGTCAAAGGAGGTTTTTAGCAGTGCCACTGGACAAGTGTTGACCTCGCAGGTTTCTCGAGAGTCGCATGGCAGTGCCAGCGGCCAGGTGTCGGTGACACAGGACGCTCAAGGGTCCAGCAGCACTCCACGTCGTGGACTCTTGATGACACAGTTATCTCGAGAATCACTGGGCAGTGCTGGTGGTCGGGTCTCCAAAAGGCAAGTGTCCCGAGAGTCCTCCACCAACAGTGAGACAGTGACATCATATGGCCAGCAGACGCAGCACATCCAGGTGGTGTCCAGCAGCCACAAGAGGAGCCACAGGTCCTCCAGCAGCTCATCCCTAGATGGAGTGGAAGGCAAGGATCAGATAGGCCACAGAAGGAAGAGGTTGAGTGCAAGCGAGTATTCAAGTCATGAGTCTGATAGTGGTGGCTCCAGCAGCACACCTATCTCGCCTCTGAGCGCCAAACCCCCCGAGCTGCAGCAGATAATAAGGCAGTCTGCGTCGTCCTCCGGCATTGCAGAGGAGACGAACCTTCCTCCTGCAGGCGAAGAACCAGTGCTCAGTGAGATGAAGTTTGAGCTGTCAAGTTGGCCTTCCAGGAGTGAGTCAGTGCGCAAAGTTAAGGTGATGGCACACAAGCCTGTCAAGAGGTCCATCACCAGCGACCCGTCCGTGCAGCACATTTACACAGGTGCTATGGAGCGTCACATTAAAGAGCTCAAAG ATGAGCgagagagtgtgcagaagaaGACCTTCATGAAGTGGGTCAACTCGCACCTGGTCCGGGTCAGCACACGCATCGGGGACCTGTACGTTGACCTACGCGATGGCAAGCAGCTCCTCAAACTGCTGGAGATCCTGTCAGGGGAGCGGCTG CCACGACCCACcaagggaaagatgaggatCCACTGCCTGGAGAATGTGGACAAGGCTCTGCAGTTCCTGCGAGACCAGCGGGTGCACCTGGAGAACATGGGCTCCCATGACATAGTGGACGGCAATGCCCGCCTCACCCTCGGCCTCATCTGGACCATCATCCTCCGCTTCCAGATCCAGGACATCACCATTGAGGAGACAGAGAACCAGGAGACAAAGAGCGCCAAGGATGCTCTCCTCCTGTGGTGCCAGATGAAGACTGCTGGCTACCACAACGTCAACATCAGGAACTTCACCACCTCCTGGAGGGACGGTCTTGCCTTCAACGCCATCATCCACAAGCACCGTCCAGACCTGGTGCAGTATGAGAAGCTGTCACGTTCAAACCCCATCCACAACCTCAACAATGCCTTCACTACAGCTGAAAACAAACTTGGCCTCACAAAACTTTTAGATGCCGAAGATATTTTTGTTGAGCAGCCTGACGAGAAGTCCATCATCACTTATGTCGTcacctactaccactacttctccAAACTAAAGCAGGAGACTGTGCAGGGCAAGCGTATTGGCAAGGTAGTTGGCATCGCAATGGAGAATGACAGGATGATCAAGGAATATGAGAATCTGACCTCGGATCTTCTGAAGTGGATTGAGACAACAATCGAGAGCCTCAATGACCGAGCTTTTGCTAACTCCCTGACAGGAGTACAGACTCAGCTGACACAGTTCAACACCTACCGCACAGTGGAGAAGCCTCCCAAGTTTGTGGAGAAAGGTAACCTTGAAGTGCTACTCTTCACTCTGCAATCCAAGATGAGAGCCAACAACCAGAAGCCGTACCTGCCAAAGGAGGGCAAGATGATCAGCGACATCAACAAGGCCTGGGAGCGCCTGGAGAAGGCTGAGCATGAGAGGGAGCTGGCTCTGAGAGAGGAACTGATTCGCCAAGAAAAACTGGAGCAGCTGGCTGCAAGGTTCAACCGCAAGGCTGGGATGAGAGAGACTTGGCTGTCTGAGAATCAGCGCCTTGTCTCCCAGGACAACTTTGGCTTTGACCTGGCAGCTGTGGAAGCCGCCGCCAAGAAGCACGAGGCCATTGAGACAGACATCTTTGCCTATGAGGAGCGAGTGCAGGCTGTTGTTGCCGTGGCACAAGAGTTGGAGGCGGAGAACTATCATGACATTGAGCGCATCAATGCCAGGAAGGACAATGTTCTCCGATTATGGAATTACCTGCTTGAACTGCTGCGTCTCCGCCGCATGAGGCTGGAACTGTCCCTGCAGCTGCAGCAGAACTTCCAGGAGATGATTTACATCCTGGACTCCATGGAGGACATGAAGGTGCGCCTCCTGAGCGAAGACTACGGCAAACACCTCATGGGTGTGGAGGACCTGCTGCAGAAACATTCCCTCCTGGAGGCAGACATCAACGTGCTGGGTGAGCGCGTGAAGACAGTCATTGAACACTCCCAGAGGTTCCTGGATGATGAGCAGGTGGAGGGCTACCGGCCCTGTGACCCATCCATCGTGCTGGAGCGTGTGCAGCAGCTGGAGGACGCCTACGGTGAGCTGGTGAAGCTGGCCGTGGAGCGCAGGCTGCGTCTGGAGGAGTCCCGCAAGCTGTGGCAGTTCTACTGGGACATGGCAGAGGAAGAGAACTGGATCAAGGAAAAGGAACAGATTCTGTCCACCTCAGACATTGGGCATGATCTGATCACTGTCAACTTGCTACTCACCAAGCACAAGACTGTGGAAGAGGAGCTTTCTTCTCATGAGCCACAGCTTATGGCTTGTGTCAAGATTGGAGAAGAACTCATTGCACAGCAGCACTTTGGTTCTGACAAGATTCAGGAGAGAATTGATGAAATTATGGGCATGTGGAACAACCTTAAGGAGAAGTCAGCCAACCGCAAGAAGCGGCTGACAGATGCCGTGGACCTGCACCAGTTCTACACTGAGGCTGATGACGTGGACACCTGGATGCTGGATATCCTGCGCCTGGTCTCCAGCGAGGACACCGGCAGGGATGAGGCTACCGTTCAGTCTCTCCTCAAGAAACACAAGGACGTCACAGAAGAGTTGAAGAATTATGCCACAACCATTGAGGCTCTTCACCAGCAGGCCTCAGAACTCAATGAAATTGACAGGGAATCACCTGATGTGGTTGAGAGGCTTGCTTCCATTGACAGAAGGTACAAGGAACTGTTAGAACTGGCTAAGATGAGGAAGCAGAGGCTGCTTGATGCTCTGTCACTGTACAAGCTGTTCACTGAGGCTGATGGAGTGGAGCAATGGATTGGGGAGAAGGAGCGCATGCTGCAGACCATGGTGCCAGCCAAGGACATTGAGGACTGTGAGATTATGAAGCACAGATATGAAGGATTTGAACAAGAAATGAATGCCAATGCAAGCCGTGTGGCCGTGGTGAACCAACTTGCTCGCCAGCTGCTGCACGTGGAACATCCAAATTCAGAAGACATCGTTGCCCGCCAGAACCAGCTGAACCAGAGGTGGGCAGAGCTCAGAGAAAAGGCTGAGAACAAGCGTGAAGAACTCAACTCTGCCCACGGTGTTCAGACATTCCACATTGAATGCAGAGAAACAGTTCTGTGGATTGAGGACAAGAAGAGAGTCCTGATGGAGACTGCTGATCTGGGAACTGACCTGAGCGGCATCATGACCCTGCAGCGTCGCCTGTCTGGCATGGAGCGTGACCTTGCTGCTATCCAGGCCAAGCTGGACTCTCTGGAAAGGGAAGCCGATAAGATCAGCCAGGAGCATCCCGAGGAGGCTGAACTCATCCGTGAGCGCGTCGAACAGATCCGTGCCGTGTGGGACCAGCTGACACAGCTGCTGAAGGAGCGTGATGCCAAGCTGGAGGAGGCTGGCGACCTCCACCGCTTCCTGCGCGACCTTGACCACTTCCAGGCCTGGTTGACCAAGACCATGACTGATGTGGCTTCAGAAGATATTCCATCTAACCTTGCAGAAGCAGAGAAGCTGCTGAGCCAGCACCAGTCTATCCGAGAGGAGATTGACAACTACACAGAAGATTACACAAAGATGATGGAGTATGGTGAGCGCATCACTGCAGAAGATGTCACTCCAGCAGACGATGCCCAGTATATGTTCCTGAGGGAGCGTCTCAAGGCCCTGAAGGATGGCTGGGCCGAGCTTCACCAGATGTGGGAGAACAGACAGCAGCTCTTATCTCAGTCTCTCAACTTGCAAATGTTCTTGCGAGATGCCAAGCAGGGAGAGGTGCTCCTAAGTCAGCAAGAACACTACCTGAGCAAGGATGAGACTCCTACCAACCTTGAACAGGCAGAAAACCTTATTAAGAGACATGAAGCCTTCCTCACCACCATGGAGGCAAATGATGAGAAAATCAATGGAATTTGTCAGTTTGCACAGAGGCTGCTAGATGAGGGACACTATGCTGTCGACAAGATCCAGAAGAAGGCAGAGAACATTGAGGAGAGGCGGCAGCAGAACAGAGAACGGGCCTTGGAGCAAATGGAACGATTACGGGACCAACTGCAGGTGCACCAGTTCCTGCAGGACTGTGAGGAACTCAATGACTGGGTGCAGGAGAAACACATCATTGCGCAGGACGAGAGCTACCGCTCAGCCAAGACTGTTCACAGCAAGTGGACTCGTCATCAGGCATTTGAAGCAGAGATTGCAAGCAACAAAGACAGGCTTGTCAGAGTGCAGCAGGCCGGAGAAGAATTGGTCAAGGAGAAACCAGAAATGGCTGAGATGATTGGACCAAAGATTTCAGAGCTAAATCAACACTTCGAAGACCTCGAAAGCACGACAAAGGAGAAGGGCGAACGACTCTTCGATGCCAACAGGCAAGTTCTGTACGAACAAACATGCGATGATATCGACACCTGGATGAGTGACCTCGAGAAACAGATTGAGGGTGGAGACACAGGCATGGACTTGACCTCTGTAAATATTTTGATGCAGAAGCAACATTTGATTGAAACACAAATGGCAGTCAAGGCCAAACAGGTAGAACAGCTCGAGAGTCAGGCAGATTACCTGCAGCGTATGGATCCAGAAAAGACAGATAAGGTCAAGTCAATGAAGGCCAAGGTGGAAGCCAAGTTCGAGTCCCTGAAGGCACCTCTTCTTGACCGAAATGAAGCcctgaataagaagaaagaggctTTCCAGTTCAGGCGAGATGTGGAGGATGAGAAGCTCTGGATCCAGGAGAAGATGCCTCAAGCCACCAGCTCTGAGTACGGCAACTCCCTCTTCACCGTCCACATGCTGAAGAAGAAGCTGCAGAGTCTGAGCACAGAGATTGACAACCATGAGCCCAGGATCAACCTTGTGTGCGAGAATGGACGCAAGCTTATCGAGGCTGGACACACAGACGCCGATGAATTCCACAAGCTGCTGGAGGAGCTGCTGGATGACTGGGCGAAGCTGAAGGACGCCATGGAATTCCGACGATCCAAACTCATGGTGTCTGAGAAGGCCCAGCAGTACCTCTTTGACGCCAGCGAGGCCGAGGTCTGGATGAGTGAGCAGGAGCTGTACATGATGGTGGAGGACAGAGGCAAGGATGAACTTTCTGCCCAGAACCTGATGAAGAAGCACCAGAGCCTCGAGAGTGATGTCACTGACTATGCTGAGACCATCCGACAGCTGGGCGAGACAGCCAGACACCTCATCAGTGAAGAGCACCCTGACAG TGAACAGATCAGCAAAAGACAGTCCCAGATTGACAAGCTGTACGCTGGCCTGCGGGATCTTGCCGTGGAGCGACGCAGCAAACTGGACGAGGCACTGAAGCTCTTCATGCTGAACCGAGAAGTGGACGACCTGGAACAATGGATTGCCGAGAGGGAGGTCGTGGCTGGGTCTCATGAACTTGGCCAGGACTACGACCACGTTACG ATGCTTCGAGACAGATTTAAGGACTTTGCCAGAGACACAGAGACCATTGGCAATGAGCGGGTTGCAGCTGTTAACGAGATTGCTGACCAGCTCATCTCTGCTGGCCACTCTGATGCGGCCACCATCGCTGAGTGGAAGGATGGCCTCAACGAGTCATGGGCTGACTTGCTGGAGCTCATTGAGACGCGCACACAGATGCTTGCTGCCTCATGGGAGCTGCACAAGTTCTTCCATGACTGCAAGGATGTGTTGAGTCGCATTCTTGAGAAGCAGAACAGCATTTCAGACGAGCTTGGCCGTGATGCTGGCTCAGTGTCGGCCCTGCAGAGGAAACACCAGAACTTTGTCCAAGATTTGGTTATGCTTCAGCAGCAG GTGCAACAAATTCAGGATGATTCTTCTAAACTGCAAGCTGCATATGCGGGTGACAAAGCTCGAGAAATCACAAACCGAGAGGCAGAAGTTGTGTCTGCCTGGCTGAACTTGCAGGGCATGTGTGAGGATCGCAGAGTTAAGCTCAGTGACACAGGTGATCTGTTCAAGTTCTTCAACATGGTGCGCACACTCATACTGTGGATGGATGATGTTATCAGACAGATGAACACTACCGAAAAACCAAG GGATGTGAGTGGTGTAGAATTGCTGATGAACAACCACCAGAGTCTGAAGGCAGAAGTGGACGCCCGGGAGGACAacttcaatgtgtgtgtgtctcttggGAAGGAGCTGCTTGCCCGCAACCATTACGCCACGCCGGAGATCAAGGAGAAGCTCATGTCCCTCAGCAACCAGCGCATCAACATGCTGCAGCGCTGGGAGGAGCGATGGGAGCACTTACAGCTCA TTTTGGAGGTGTACCAGTTTGCTCGTGACGCTTCAGTGGCAGAGTGTTGGCTCATGGCACAGGAACCTTATCTTGTATCAGCTGAATTTGGT AGATCAATTGATGAGGTTGAGAACCTGATCAAAAAGCATGAGGCATTTGAGAAAGCTTGTTCGGCCCAGGAGGAACGGTTTGCTGCCCTGGAGCGGCTGACCACG CTTGAAATTAAAACACTCAGTCGTCGAGACTCTTCCTTAAAGAATAGGGACTGGAGCAGCCGCCGTCTCTCCATGCCCTCCTGCCCCACTCACTCTTATGGCTCACACCACAGCTCCTCCCCGGCCTCCATACTCCCTTTCTTTACTGCATTTTCCTGCCCTTCTTTGAGTATGTTCCACTCCACACAAGTCAACAGTGGCTTGAGAATGCCAGATATTAGGATTCAACCTCCTGTGCTCAGTGGAATTAGAAAACGTAAGCGTCTTAAATCTGCTTCTAACCCACAGTTGTCACAGACCATCAACTTCAAAGATTCTGACACAAATGGTCTGTTTCATGATATACGATTTGAACGTGGCAACTATTTTGAAGGCCAGCAATCCAATATTCACTTGGGCCTTCCATTGCAATCAGATGCTGGCACCTCACTGTTCTTGAATTCACGAACTTCTGGCAGTAATCACCAGTCAACAGACAGCTTAGGCAGACATGACTCTGTATCCCCAGTGGACTCCCTTGAAGGCCCAGAGCATGAGCTTGTGTCTGCTAGTCCAATTCAAGAATTTGTTAGTGTGGACAAGTATGAATCGCCTTATTTAGAGGAATCAGCTTATCGCATTTCATCGTTCTGCTTGCAACacaatggtggtagtggtgcccCAGATGTGAGTGATGAGGAGGTCTATGTTTCATCAGGGAATAATAGATTTTACATGAGAAATCCATTGTTAGTCTATTCAGACAGTATGGACAGTTTGGAAGAGGGCCCCACACTGCCACCCATCTATGAGGTTGAGGGCGAGGGATCTGAGATAACTGAGTTAGCAAGTTCACCAAAATCTAGTCAGCTTTTAAGGACAGAGTGCACTGAAGGGGGAGTTGAGAAACCTAAGGCACAAGCACAGCAACAGAGACACTCGTGCCATGACTCCTGTGCTCAGTATTGCTCTCAGAACGACTCCATCATGAGCTACTATTCTGTCGTCCCTcctgaagaagggagggaaagtgtgcGCAATGTTGACCACCTGGTAGATAGGCTGGATGTGAAGCACTTGCACAgttgttcctctccttcctctcctttccccctcactccaccCAACACTTGTGATTCCTCTCCTAAGCTGAGTAACACTATAGCACCAAGAAATAACCTGCATGCTCTGTCGGGTGTAGAG TTTGAGTTGAAAGaactaaagagaaaacaagaagaggaggaggaagaacggcAGCGACAAGAGGAGCTAGCAAGACAGGCAGCTGCTCCCCCACCACAGTCCCCCGACCAACCCACGGACGG AGTCGATGGTTCAGGAGAAGATTCCCACTTGAATGGAGAGGAGCATGATGAATCACGAGAAG CCGTTGAGCCACCATCGGCTGTTGCTCCCCCCAAGGGCCACCCCCATACATTGCCCCGAG AGAGACCAAGCCCAACCGGTGACGAGGACCAGCTGGAAGGTAGTCTGGTGCGCAAACATGAGTGGGAGTCGACCACAAAGAAAGCGTCCAACAG GTCGTGGGACAAGCTGTTCCTGGTTCTGCGAGGCAACACACTCTTCTTCTACAAGGACCGTAAGAGTTACCAGGCCGCCCCAGAGGTCTACTTCAGGGCTGAGATTCCCTGCGACCTCTCTGGGGGACAGGCCTCCGTGGCTGATGACTACACCAAGAAAAAGCATGTGCTGCGCCTGAG ATTGGTTAGTGGCTCTGAGTATTTGTTCCAAGCCAAAGATGAAGAGGAGCTGAACACATGGGTGGCTGCCCTTCAGGTGGCCACATCCGCTGAGGGTTCTGCTGGCCCATCCCGCTCCCAGACACTGCCGGCCGGCTCCGAGAAGAAGGACGAACCCAAGCGACGTAGTTTCTTCACCCTCAAGAAGAAATAA